One genomic segment of Arthrobacter sp. zg-Y1110 includes these proteins:
- a CDS encoding DUF4397 domain-containing protein translates to MRKTATALATLGLGAAAAFSAVPASAADSDTAKLSVLHGVPDTPVDVYVNGTLTLDDFMPGDLAGPLELPGGNYQLAITAADAADASAPIIGPVSADLAAGGNYTATANLDASGNPTANLFTNDTSAVDAGKSRLTVRHVAAAPAVDVLAGGTPVIEGLTNPNEKALTVDAGTVSASVAAAGTTTPVIGPADLALAEGTNTIVYAWGSLEAGNLALATQTIEGLHSAPQAVPGAMEQVAQSGDDQTLTAAAAVGGVALLTLGAALLRRRATVSDS, encoded by the coding sequence ATGCGCAAGACCGCTACCGCTCTCGCGACCCTCGGACTGGGTGCCGCCGCAGCCTTCTCGGCTGTACCGGCATCCGCTGCTGATTCCGACACGGCAAAACTGTCGGTACTGCACGGCGTCCCGGACACTCCCGTGGACGTCTACGTCAACGGCACGCTTACCCTGGATGACTTCATGCCCGGCGATCTTGCCGGGCCGCTGGAGCTGCCGGGCGGCAACTACCAGCTGGCCATCACGGCCGCCGACGCCGCCGACGCCTCCGCCCCGATCATCGGCCCGGTCTCTGCAGACCTGGCAGCTGGAGGCAACTACACTGCCACCGCCAACCTCGATGCCTCGGGCAACCCGACGGCAAACCTGTTCACCAATGACACATCCGCCGTCGACGCAGGCAAATCACGCCTGACCGTCCGCCACGTGGCCGCCGCACCGGCCGTCGACGTCCTGGCCGGCGGCACACCGGTAATCGAGGGCCTCACCAACCCCAATGAGAAGGCGCTGACCGTGGATGCCGGAACGGTTTCCGCTTCGGTCGCTGCAGCCGGCACCACCACTCCGGTGATCGGTCCGGCGGATCTGGCCCTGGCCGAAGGCACGAACACGATTGTCTATGCGTGGGGTTCGCTTGAAGCAGGGAACCTGGCCCTCGCCACCCAGACCATCGAGGGGCTGCACTCCGCACCGCAGGCTGTTCCGGGTGCCATGGAGCAGGTTGCCCAGTCCGGGGATGACCAGACGCTGACGGCGGCTGCCGCTGTCGGCGGCGTCGCGCTGCTCACCCTGGGTGCCGCCCTGCTGCGCCGCCGTGCCACGGTCAGCGACAGCTAA
- a CDS encoding DUF6993 domain-containing protein, whose product MNPRRRARPTPPAVGMAAGFLALAVGLSGCGWQGESAEEPAPAGSAATGSASTETPSPHAAITEALESELGKLADSNSLPNGEAVAAAFTAAGFPAGSVEVSADSTPTGLEVDSIQAAAVQDGDCIFGEVRDGSAYVTVLPVLSDGGCFVGN is encoded by the coding sequence ATGAACCCCCGCCGCAGAGCCCGACCGACCCCTCCCGCCGTTGGCATGGCGGCCGGGTTTCTGGCGCTCGCGGTCGGGCTTTCCGGCTGCGGATGGCAGGGGGAAAGCGCCGAGGAACCTGCGCCGGCGGGATCGGCCGCGACTGGATCGGCCTCGACGGAGACTCCCTCGCCCCATGCCGCGATCACCGAAGCACTGGAATCCGAGTTGGGGAAGCTGGCTGATTCGAATTCGCTGCCCAACGGAGAAGCAGTGGCTGCGGCGTTTACCGCGGCCGGCTTCCCCGCGGGATCGGTGGAAGTCTCGGCGGACAGCACGCCGACCGGCCTGGAAGTCGACTCGATCCAGGCTGCCGCTGTGCAGGACGGGGACTGCATTTTCGGTGAGGTCCGGGACGGGTCGGCCTACGTCACGGTGCTGCCGGTGTTGTCCGACGGTGGATGCTTCGTCGGGAACTGA
- a CDS encoding thioesterase family protein translates to MHRFPVQLRFGDQDPNGHINNVRFVQFLEEARVQLGLLTLPAGAGGPGSFRDLAGDRTATYVARQEIEYVSPLLHRKEPVWVDVWVTRIGSSSLAYGFRVADEDPETVYAYAEAAMVQVEAATGRPTPLTDEQREVLQAWMGEPVPFRAAVPAGQGN, encoded by the coding sequence ATGCATCGTTTCCCCGTCCAGCTTCGCTTTGGCGACCAAGATCCCAACGGCCACATCAACAACGTTAGGTTCGTCCAGTTCCTGGAGGAAGCGCGGGTCCAGCTGGGCCTGCTGACGCTTCCGGCCGGTGCGGGCGGACCGGGTAGTTTCCGGGATCTGGCCGGGGACCGGACGGCAACGTATGTGGCCCGGCAGGAAATCGAGTACGTGTCGCCGTTGCTTCACCGGAAGGAACCCGTCTGGGTGGACGTCTGGGTGACCCGGATCGGCTCCAGCAGCCTTGCCTACGGATTCCGTGTGGCGGATGAAGACCCGGAGACGGTGTACGCCTATGCCGAAGCGGCAATGGTGCAGGTCGAGGCTGCCACCGGCAGGCCCACACCGCTCACGGACGAGCAGCGGGAAGTACTCCAGGCGTGGATGGGCGAGCCCGTGCCGTTCCGTGCTGCCGTCCCTGCCGGACAGGGCAACTAA
- a CDS encoding globin, protein MTEPTPVPAETPPSAASLPLRPAQQPTQQPQAFQQPQYTDNFYEAVGGHPTFVKLVDVFYAGVAEDPLMRPMYPEEDLGPAKERLLLFLEQYWGGPKTYGEQRGHPRLRMRHMPFIVTPAARDAWLRHMRAAVDSLDLSPLHEGTLWDYLERAAHSMVNSA, encoded by the coding sequence ATGACTGAACCGACACCTGTTCCGGCAGAGACGCCGCCGAGCGCGGCGTCCCTGCCGCTGCGCCCGGCCCAGCAGCCCACGCAGCAGCCCCAGGCCTTCCAGCAACCGCAGTACACGGACAACTTCTATGAGGCCGTGGGCGGGCATCCCACGTTCGTGAAACTCGTGGACGTGTTCTATGCCGGCGTGGCGGAGGACCCGCTGATGCGGCCGATGTATCCCGAGGAAGACCTCGGGCCGGCCAAGGAGCGCCTCCTCCTGTTCCTTGAGCAGTACTGGGGCGGCCCGAAGACCTACGGCGAGCAGCGCGGGCACCCCCGCCTGCGGATGCGGCACATGCCCTTCATCGTCACTCCCGCCGCGCGGGACGCCTGGCTGCGGCACATGCGTGCCGCCGTCGACTCCCTCGATCTCTCGCCCCTGCACGAGGGGACCCTCTGGGATTACCTGGAGCGGGCCGCCCACTCCATGGTCAACTCGGCCTGA
- a CDS encoding alpha/beta hydrolase — MAAYLIGMTFNEAPLFPLLLGVAATAFAIGEGDVSPPLATAAVGGMAVVGAGLVWVAVRAVRSRGVPMAALDACLGGGWRPALRGEASAGAGRGTVVAGLFLPFRRRRRDVQRVRGLRYGDLGRENTLDLYLPRGRPARGPVFVHFHGGRFVSGAKNRESLYLLHRLASHGWTCVSANYRLAPAARFPDYVVDAKRVLSWVTTNGAAYGAGTGPVVVAGNSAGAFLAAFTALTPGRTELQPGFEDADTTVAGAVCLYGYYGRVQGTNPDSTPAAYANPAAPPFLLLHGDSDSVVSVDHGRDFAQTLAGISRQPVVWCRLPGAQHSFDYFASVRSRFAAEAIEGFADWAQARKVQGTRSGD, encoded by the coding sequence GTGGCGGCCTACCTCATCGGCATGACCTTCAACGAGGCTCCGCTGTTTCCGCTGCTGCTGGGCGTGGCCGCAACTGCCTTTGCCATTGGAGAAGGGGACGTCTCTCCGCCGCTGGCGACGGCCGCTGTGGGAGGCATGGCAGTTGTTGGAGCCGGGCTCGTGTGGGTGGCAGTGCGCGCGGTGCGGAGCCGCGGCGTTCCTATGGCGGCCCTGGATGCCTGTCTCGGTGGCGGCTGGCGCCCCGCCCTGCGAGGGGAGGCTTCCGCCGGGGCTGGACGCGGCACCGTCGTGGCCGGGCTTTTCCTGCCCTTCAGGCGCCGTCGCCGGGACGTGCAGCGGGTCAGGGGACTGCGGTACGGAGACTTGGGCCGGGAAAACACCCTTGACCTGTATCTGCCGCGGGGGAGACCGGCCAGGGGTCCCGTGTTTGTGCACTTTCACGGCGGACGTTTCGTCTCCGGGGCCAAGAACCGGGAATCGTTGTATCTGTTGCACCGGCTGGCATCCCACGGGTGGACCTGCGTTAGCGCCAACTACCGTTTGGCTCCGGCTGCGCGGTTTCCCGACTACGTGGTGGATGCCAAGCGGGTCCTCTCATGGGTCACGACGAACGGAGCCGCCTATGGCGCAGGTACGGGACCGGTGGTCGTGGCGGGAAACTCGGCCGGTGCATTCCTGGCAGCATTCACCGCGTTGACACCCGGCCGGACGGAGCTGCAGCCCGGATTCGAGGATGCCGATACTACGGTGGCAGGGGCTGTCTGCCTCTACGGCTATTACGGCAGGGTGCAGGGCACCAACCCGGACAGCACGCCGGCAGCCTATGCCAACCCCGCCGCCCCGCCTTTCCTGCTCCTCCACGGTGACAGTGACAGCGTGGTGTCCGTTGACCACGGACGGGACTTTGCGCAGACCCTTGCCGGGATCTCCCGGCAGCCGGTGGTGTGGTGCAGGCTGCCCGGTGCACAGCATTCCTTTGACTACTTTGCGTCTGTGCGTTCCCGTTTCGCGGCCGAGGCCATCGAAGGATTCGCAGACTGGGCCCAGGCGAGGAAAGTGCAGGGCACACGGTCCGGGGACTGA
- the pepN gene encoding aminopeptidase N yields the protein MNLTRSEARERAELLDVESYDVNLDLTRGETVFGSTTVVRFSARPGTSTFIDAVTDTVHRITLNGVSLDPAEVSDGVRISLPNLAESNELVVEADARYMNTGEGLHRFVDPVDNEVYLYSQFEVPDSRRMFAVFEQPDLKATFRFTVTAPSHWDVISNSPTPEPVAAGDLTDASPRSTWSFEPTPRISSYITALIAGPYQSVRSELTSSDGRTIPLGVFARRSLMQFMDAENIFELTRQGFAFYEEQFGTPYPFEKYDQLFVPEFNAGAMENAGAVTFLESYVFRSRVTEATVERRAVTILHELAHMWFGDLVTMRWWNDLWLNESFAEFMSTLAAAEATEFKQAWTTFASLEKAWAYRQDQLPTTHPIVAEIRDLEDVQVNFDGITYAKGASVLKQLVAWVGQDKFMAGVREYFGKHSWQNTELSDLLSELETASGRDLSDWSAKWLETAGVNTLRPEFDTDEDGTITSFAVLQSAIEEYPTLRPHRLAIGFYNPDGDGRLQRTHRVELDVDGERTEVSELIGQPRPALLLLNDDDLAYAKIRLDAASQHTATRSLRNIADSLPRTLVWASAWDAARDAEIPARNYVELVLQNIASESDSTVVQVLLRQLATTLAFYVSPQDREPMTVAAAESLWELASAAEPGSDSQLQFVKAFAAHASSDEQLDALAGMFTGDQSLEGLAVDADLRWELLTGLVAGGRLGTADIDAELERDATATGALAAAMARAAIPTAEAKAAAWEAIVERSDMPNAAQRSAIAGFMRVHDTGLLEPYAQKYFASIRDVWASRTHEIAQQIAVGLYPSRLTRQDTVDTTDAFLADLGEDSPSLRRLILESRDGVVRALKAQEADR from the coding sequence ATGAATCTCACGCGCTCCGAAGCCCGTGAACGTGCAGAACTTCTTGACGTCGAGTCCTACGACGTCAACCTCGACCTGACCCGGGGAGAGACGGTGTTCGGCAGCACGACCGTCGTCCGGTTCTCCGCCCGCCCCGGGACGTCGACCTTCATCGACGCGGTCACCGACACGGTTCACCGGATCACGCTGAACGGCGTGTCCCTGGACCCGGCGGAGGTGTCCGACGGCGTGCGGATCTCCCTGCCGAACCTCGCCGAGTCCAATGAACTCGTGGTGGAGGCGGATGCCCGCTACATGAACACCGGTGAGGGCCTGCACCGCTTCGTGGACCCCGTGGACAACGAGGTCTACCTTTATTCGCAGTTCGAGGTTCCGGACTCCCGCCGGATGTTCGCCGTTTTCGAACAGCCGGATTTGAAGGCCACATTCCGTTTCACGGTCACCGCGCCGTCGCACTGGGACGTCATTTCCAACTCCCCCACCCCGGAGCCCGTTGCCGCCGGCGACCTGACCGACGCCAGTCCGCGCTCCACCTGGTCCTTCGAACCCACGCCGCGGATCTCCTCGTACATCACCGCGCTGATCGCCGGTCCGTACCAGTCCGTCCGCAGCGAGCTGACCAGTTCCGACGGACGCACCATCCCCCTCGGTGTCTTTGCCCGCCGGTCCCTGATGCAGTTCATGGACGCGGAGAACATCTTCGAACTCACCCGCCAGGGCTTCGCCTTCTACGAGGAGCAGTTCGGTACGCCGTACCCGTTCGAGAAGTATGACCAGCTCTTTGTGCCCGAGTTCAACGCCGGGGCCATGGAAAACGCCGGTGCGGTGACCTTCCTCGAGAGCTACGTCTTCCGTTCCCGGGTCACCGAAGCCACCGTGGAACGCCGCGCCGTGACGATCCTGCACGAACTGGCGCACATGTGGTTCGGCGACCTGGTCACGATGCGCTGGTGGAACGACCTGTGGCTGAACGAATCCTTCGCCGAGTTCATGTCTACCCTCGCCGCCGCCGAGGCGACCGAGTTCAAGCAGGCCTGGACCACCTTCGCCTCGCTGGAAAAGGCCTGGGCCTACCGCCAGGACCAGCTGCCCACCACGCATCCCATCGTCGCCGAAATCCGGGACCTGGAAGACGTCCAGGTCAACTTCGACGGCATCACCTACGCCAAGGGCGCGTCCGTCCTCAAGCAGCTGGTGGCCTGGGTCGGACAGGACAAGTTCATGGCCGGCGTGCGCGAGTACTTCGGCAAGCACTCCTGGCAGAACACGGAGCTGTCGGATCTGCTGTCCGAGCTGGAAACAGCCAGCGGCCGGGATCTGTCCGACTGGTCCGCGAAGTGGCTGGAAACTGCCGGCGTAAACACCCTGCGTCCGGAGTTCGACACCGATGAGGACGGCACCATCACGTCCTTCGCCGTGCTCCAGAGCGCTATCGAGGAATACCCCACCCTTCGCCCGCACCGCCTGGCGATCGGCTTCTACAACCCGGACGGGGACGGCCGACTGCAGCGCACGCACCGCGTGGAGCTCGACGTCGACGGCGAACGCACCGAAGTTTCCGAACTTATCGGCCAGCCGCGGCCGGCCCTGCTGCTGCTCAACGACGACGACCTTGCCTACGCAAAGATCCGCCTGGACGCCGCCTCGCAGCACACCGCCACCCGCAGCCTGCGCAACATTGCCGATTCCCTCCCCCGGACGCTCGTATGGGCCTCCGCCTGGGACGCGGCGCGGGACGCGGAGATCCCGGCCCGCAACTATGTGGAACTGGTCCTGCAGAACATCGCCTCCGAGTCCGACTCGACCGTTGTCCAGGTGCTGCTGCGCCAGCTGGCCACCACCCTGGCCTTCTACGTCAGCCCCCAGGACCGCGAACCCATGACCGTTGCCGCTGCCGAGAGTCTCTGGGAGCTGGCTTCCGCAGCGGAGCCGGGTTCGGATTCACAGCTGCAGTTCGTCAAGGCCTTCGCCGCCCACGCCTCATCCGACGAGCAGCTGGACGCGCTGGCAGGCATGTTCACCGGCGACCAGTCCCTTGAAGGGCTGGCTGTCGACGCGGACCTGCGCTGGGAGCTGCTCACCGGCCTGGTGGCCGGTGGCCGGCTGGGCACAGCCGACATCGACGCCGAACTCGAGCGCGATGCCACCGCCACGGGTGCCCTGGCCGCGGCCATGGCCCGCGCGGCCATCCCTACGGCCGAAGCCAAGGCCGCGGCCTGGGAAGCAATCGTGGAGCGCTCCGACATGCCCAATGCCGCGCAGCGTTCGGCCATCGCCGGCTTCATGCGGGTCCACGACACCGGTCTGCTGGAACCGTACGCACAGAAGTACTTTGCGTCGATCCGCGACGTGTGGGCCAGCCGCACCCATGAGATTGCCCAGCAGATCGCCGTCGGCCTCTATCCGTCGCGGCTGACGCGCCAGGACACGGTGGACACCACCGATGCCTTCCTCGCCGATCTGGGCGAGGACTCGCCCTCGCTGCGACGGCTGATCCTGGAAAGCCGCGACGGCGTGGTCCGTGCCCTGAAGGCGCAGGAAGCCGACCGGTAA
- a CDS encoding mechanosensitive ion channel family protein has product MLSASEIDLSSVTVNDFDFSGLIEAAFIVLAATGVWFVARFLINRLVARAQKGYSLLHSSKIKWAQPVMRNLDKKRRAQRADTIGALLRSAVNVSIWTVAIIMVLDAVGINIAPLLASVGIVGIALGFGARELIRDALAGFFITIEDQYGIGDVIEVGDTAGTVQSVGIRITRIIDDRGVIWYIRNGEIAKIGNRSQGTYLGETPAEPAKADALKDGMAAND; this is encoded by the coding sequence GTGCTTTCCGCTTCCGAAATTGACCTCTCCTCAGTGACCGTCAATGATTTTGACTTTTCCGGCCTGATCGAGGCTGCCTTTATCGTCCTGGCCGCTACCGGCGTTTGGTTTGTCGCGCGTTTCCTGATCAACCGGCTGGTGGCGCGGGCCCAGAAGGGCTATTCGCTGCTGCATTCCTCCAAGATCAAGTGGGCGCAGCCGGTGATGCGCAACCTGGACAAAAAACGCCGCGCCCAGCGCGCAGACACCATCGGCGCCCTGCTGCGCAGCGCCGTCAACGTTTCCATCTGGACCGTCGCGATCATCATGGTGCTGGATGCCGTCGGCATCAACATCGCCCCGCTGCTGGCCAGCGTCGGCATTGTCGGCATCGCCCTCGGTTTCGGCGCGCGCGAACTCATCCGCGACGCCCTGGCCGGGTTCTTCATCACCATTGAGGACCAGTACGGAATCGGCGACGTCATCGAAGTCGGCGACACCGCCGGAACGGTGCAGTCCGTGGGCATCCGGATCACCCGGATCATCGATGACCGCGGCGTCATCTGGTACATCCGCAACGGCGAGATCGCCAAGATCGGCAACCGCTCCCAGGGCACGTACCTGGGCGAAACACCGGCGGAACCGGCAAAGGCGGACGCGCTCAAAGACGGCATGGCTGCCAATGACTGA
- a CDS encoding acyl-CoA thioesterase II, with product MSIDESFDPTASLLELLNLSWAGGAKTDEDIFVGGSQAEPRKRVFGGQVLGQSLVAAARTVPEDRIMHSMHGYFLRPGDTEVPITFGVERLRDGRSFSARRSHAYQNGKPILSMIASFQVPDSGVDHQEEMPAGIPEPEDLPTTAELLKDFDHPVAEAWSHRRPMDIRHVMDPVYVRAGREKTPHNAVWMKTFKPMPDGENLHRAALAYASDYTLLEPVLRGHGLAWTTPGMSIASLDHAMWWHRPVRVDDWLLYVQESPSASAARGLSTGRIFNRSGELVATVAQEGMVRVPQ from the coding sequence ATGTCCATTGATGAATCCTTCGATCCGACCGCGTCCCTGCTCGAGCTCCTGAACCTTAGCTGGGCCGGCGGCGCGAAGACCGACGAGGACATTTTTGTCGGGGGTTCCCAGGCGGAACCGCGCAAGCGGGTCTTCGGCGGACAGGTGCTGGGCCAGTCCCTTGTTGCTGCCGCCCGTACCGTTCCCGAAGACCGGATCATGCACTCCATGCACGGGTACTTCCTCCGCCCCGGCGACACCGAGGTGCCCATTACGTTCGGTGTGGAACGGCTGCGGGACGGACGTTCCTTCTCCGCTCGGCGCAGCCACGCCTACCAGAACGGCAAGCCGATCCTGTCCATGATCGCTTCCTTCCAGGTTCCCGATTCGGGAGTGGACCACCAGGAGGAGATGCCCGCCGGCATCCCCGAGCCGGAGGACCTGCCGACCACGGCCGAGCTGCTGAAGGACTTCGACCACCCGGTGGCCGAGGCCTGGTCCCACCGGCGCCCCATGGATATCCGCCACGTGATGGATCCGGTCTACGTCCGCGCCGGACGGGAAAAGACCCCGCACAACGCTGTCTGGATGAAGACCTTCAAGCCCATGCCCGACGGCGAGAACCTGCACCGCGCGGCCCTCGCGTACGCCAGCGACTACACCCTGCTGGAACCGGTGCTGCGCGGGCACGGGCTTGCCTGGACCACTCCGGGCATGAGCATCGCCAGCCTGGACCACGCCATGTGGTGGCACCGGCCGGTGCGCGTGGACGACTGGCTGCTCTATGTCCAGGAATCCCCCAGCGCCTCCGCCGCGCGGGGGCTGTCCACCGGACGGATCTTCAACCGAAGCGGTGAACTGGTCGCCACTGTTGCCCAGGAAGGCATGGTCCGCGTCCCGCAGTAA
- the ettA gene encoding energy-dependent translational throttle protein EttA yields the protein MAEFIYTMTKARKAVGDKVILDDVSMSFYPGAKIGVVGPNGAGKSTILKIMAGLDTPSNGEARLSAGYTVGILLQEPPLNEEKTVLGNVQEGVGEIYGKIQRFNEISEEMSQPDADFDSLLEEMGKLQEAIDAADAWDIDSQLEQAMDALRCPPPEADVTLLSGGERRRVALCKLLLQKPDLLLLDEPTNHLDAESVLWLEQHLSAYHGAVLAVTHDRYFLDHVAQWIAEVDRGHLYPYEGNYSTYLEKKRARLEVQGKKDQKLAKRLTDELDWVRSNAKGRQTKSKARLARYEEMAAEADRTRKLDFEEIQIPPGPRLGSLVLEAKGLQKGFGDRQLIDGLSFSLPRNGIVGVIGPNGVGKSTLFKTIVGLEELDGGELKIGDSVKISYVDQSRGGIDPEKSLWEVVSEGHDWIQVGQVEMPSRAYVSAFGFKGPDQQKKAGVLSGGERNRLNLAMTLKQGGNLLLLDEPTNDLDVETLSSLENALLEFPGCAVVVSHDRWFLDRVATHILAFEGTEENPANWYWFEGNFESYEQNKIERLGPDAAKPHRVTHRRLTRD from the coding sequence ATGGCGGAATTTATCTACACGATGACCAAGGCCCGCAAGGCCGTTGGCGACAAAGTTATCCTCGACGACGTAAGCATGTCCTTCTACCCCGGTGCCAAGATCGGCGTGGTGGGTCCCAACGGTGCGGGTAAGTCCACCATCCTCAAGATCATGGCTGGACTGGACACCCCCTCCAACGGTGAGGCCCGGCTCAGCGCCGGCTACACGGTGGGCATCCTGCTTCAGGAGCCGCCGCTGAATGAGGAAAAGACCGTACTCGGCAACGTCCAGGAGGGCGTCGGCGAGATTTACGGCAAGATCCAGCGGTTCAACGAAATTTCCGAAGAGATGTCGCAGCCGGACGCGGACTTCGACAGCCTGCTTGAGGAAATGGGCAAGCTGCAGGAAGCCATCGACGCCGCCGATGCCTGGGACATTGATTCCCAGCTCGAACAGGCCATGGACGCCCTGCGCTGCCCGCCGCCCGAAGCGGACGTCACCCTCCTCTCCGGCGGTGAGCGCCGCCGCGTGGCGCTGTGCAAGCTGCTGCTGCAGAAGCCGGACCTGCTGCTCCTCGATGAGCCCACCAACCACCTGGACGCCGAGAGCGTGCTCTGGCTTGAGCAGCACCTCTCCGCTTACCACGGTGCCGTCCTGGCCGTGACCCACGACCGGTACTTCCTGGACCACGTGGCCCAGTGGATCGCCGAAGTGGACCGCGGACACCTGTACCCGTACGAGGGCAACTACTCCACGTACCTGGAAAAGAAGCGCGCACGCCTGGAAGTCCAGGGCAAAAAGGACCAGAAGCTGGCCAAGCGCCTCACCGATGAACTGGACTGGGTCCGGTCCAACGCGAAGGGCCGCCAGACGAAGTCCAAGGCCCGTCTGGCCCGCTACGAGGAAATGGCAGCCGAAGCGGACCGCACCCGCAAGCTGGACTTCGAAGAAATCCAGATCCCGCCGGGCCCGCGCCTGGGCTCCCTGGTGCTGGAAGCCAAGGGCCTGCAGAAGGGCTTCGGCGACCGGCAGCTCATCGACGGACTGTCCTTCTCGCTTCCGCGCAACGGCATCGTCGGCGTCATCGGCCCGAACGGCGTGGGTAAGTCCACCCTGTTCAAGACCATCGTCGGCCTGGAAGAGCTCGACGGCGGTGAGCTGAAGATCGGCGACTCCGTGAAGATCTCCTACGTGGACCAGTCCCGCGGAGGCATCGACCCGGAGAAGAGCCTGTGGGAGGTCGTTTCCGAGGGGCACGACTGGATCCAGGTGGGACAGGTGGAAATGCCGTCCCGCGCCTATGTCTCCGCTTTCGGGTTCAAGGGCCCGGACCAGCAGAAGAAGGCCGGCGTGCTTTCCGGTGGTGAGCGCAACCGGCTGAACCTGGCCATGACCCTGAAGCAGGGCGGAAACCTGCTCCTGCTCGATGAGCCCACTAACGACCTGGACGTCGAAACCCTGTCCAGCCTCGAAAACGCGCTGCTCGAATTCCCCGGCTGCGCCGTGGTGGTCTCCCACGACCGGTGGTTCCTGGACCGCGTGGCCACCCACATCCTCGCTTTCGAAGGCACCGAGGAAAACCCGGCGAACTGGTACTGGTTCGAGGGAAACTTCGAGTCCTACGAGCAGAACAAGATCGAACGCCTCGGCCCGGATGCGGCCAAGCCGCACCGTGTGACGCACCGCCGCCTGACCCGCGACTAA
- a CDS encoding OsmC family protein produces MNLSEHRYTLDLEWTGNRGGGTVSYRGYGRDHIIRAPGLPDLPGTADPTFHGDRDRWNPEQLLLAALAQCHMLSYLHVAVRNGIRVLAYEDSPEGLLRLNRDGSGEFTTAVLRPKVTIDGGAGPAAVELAAGPMHAEANSLCFIARSVNFPVEHRPQTLTGPALPSGHSRHG; encoded by the coding sequence GTGAATCTCTCCGAACACCGTTACACGCTCGACCTGGAATGGACGGGAAACCGCGGCGGCGGGACCGTTTCCTACCGCGGCTACGGCCGCGACCACATCATCCGCGCCCCCGGGCTGCCGGACCTGCCCGGAACGGCGGATCCCACCTTCCACGGCGACCGGGACCGCTGGAACCCCGAGCAGCTTCTGCTGGCCGCACTGGCCCAGTGCCACATGCTTTCCTACCTGCACGTGGCGGTCCGGAACGGCATCAGGGTACTCGCCTACGAGGACTCCCCCGAGGGGCTGCTGCGGCTCAACAGGGACGGCAGCGGTGAGTTCACCACAGCTGTCCTTCGTCCCAAGGTGACTATCGACGGCGGCGCGGGGCCTGCCGCCGTCGAACTGGCAGCCGGGCCGATGCACGCCGAGGCGAACAGCCTCTGCTTCATTGCGCGGAGCGTCAACTTCCCGGTGGAGCACCGACCCCAGACGCTGACCGGGCCGGCGCTGCCCTCCGGCCACAGCCGGCACGGGTAG
- the ssb gene encoding single-stranded DNA-binding protein, translating into MSDTITLRGYVATDLRQNTTDNGLAVASFRMCTTERRYDRDTGGWQDGQTNWYAVSLFRQLATNAAFSIHKGDRVVVTGRLRLRQWVTEDGRSGTSADIDADTVGHDLMWGTASFRRTTSAGSDASGVGGGADTGMAGGAGDDAGPGSHEDLESEESLGRIDALTGELLDAVAGDSLTAENEQAETTKAAREGVAAPY; encoded by the coding sequence ATGAGTGACACCATTACGCTCCGGGGCTACGTTGCCACCGACCTCCGCCAGAACACCACTGACAACGGACTCGCGGTGGCGAGCTTTCGAATGTGCACCACGGAGCGCCGGTATGACCGTGACACCGGGGGATGGCAGGACGGACAGACAAACTGGTACGCCGTCAGCCTGTTCCGCCAGCTGGCCACCAACGCCGCGTTCAGTATCCACAAGGGGGACCGGGTAGTAGTGACCGGCCGGCTGCGCCTGCGGCAGTGGGTCACGGAGGACGGTCGCAGCGGCACCAGCGCCGACATCGACGCCGACACCGTGGGCCATGACCTGATGTGGGGGACCGCCAGCTTCCGCCGCACCACGTCCGCAGGCAGCGACGCATCCGGTGTCGGCGGCGGTGCCGACACGGGGATGGCCGGCGGGGCAGGAGACGACGCCGGGCCCGGGTCTCACGAGGATCTTGAGTCCGAGGAGTCCCTGGGCCGGATTGATGCGTTGACCGGCGAGCTTCTTGATGCCGTCGCCGGGGACAGCCTGACCGCGGAGAACGAACAGGCGGAAACCACGAAGGCTGCCCGTGAAGGAGTCGCCGCGCCGTATTGA